A single Mercenaria mercenaria strain notata chromosome 9, MADL_Memer_1, whole genome shotgun sequence DNA region contains:
- the LOC123546221 gene encoding caldesmon-like, translated as MPGEGGTSTVSLPMLTPRNVPRRYEETRPVLIQGCAHSRIIGLGNELHRKEQEKAENEKLHAIRLAEQAVWEEAEKLKAIALAKANEEAAIEQERVIRKLKKQHGRALLEEALKVEMAMQKLAIEQVKQERLEGEQRLKKAVKETEERCQKQQEAAVAKARAEEKQIAKEEAELAAHPLQVFYQRGLMNLLKTLMLFQKLRDEKDLEKANKVKDAEERQRRIAQEKIGSLTGQFEAVITSLKQEIESKKDDIFNLVAEKSDLQRQKTQVENCLVDTRKDFQDFIDNLPPYHKMQADFLLPRIYLDELERKGYQITPLRAPVTRPKKKK; from the exons atgcctggAGAAGGGGGAACATCTACAGTTAGTTTGCCAATGCTGACCCCAAGGAATGTGCCTCGAAGGTATGAGGAAACACGGCCCGTCCTCATACAAGGCTGTGCCCATTCTAGGATTATAG GGTTGGGTAATGAGCTGCACAGGAAGGAACAGGAGAAGGCGGAGAATGAGAAATTACATGCGATACGATTGGCTGAGCAGGCAGTGTGGGAGGAAGCAGAGAAGTTAAAGGCCATCGCCCTCGCCAAGGCCAACGAGGAGGCTGCAATAGAGCAAGAGAGGGTCATTAGAAAACTAAAGAAACAGCATGGCAGAGCTTTGCTG GAAGAAGCCCTTAAAGTTGAAATGGCAATGCAGAAACTGGCAATTGAGCAGGTAAAACAAGAGAGGTTAGAGGGAGAACAACGTCTGAAGAAAGCTGTGAAGGAAACTGAAGAGCGTTGCCAAAAGCAACAAGAGGCAGCTGTAGCCAAGGCTCGAGCCGAGGAGAAACAGATTGCGAAGGAAGAGGCTGAACTTGCTGCCCA TCCCCTACAGGTGTTTTATCAGAGGGGACTTATG AACCTGCTGAAGACGCTTATGTTATTTCAGAAACTGAGGGATGAAAAAGATCTGGAGAAAGCAAACAAAGTGAAAGATGCAGAGGAGAGACAGAGAAGAATTGCTCAAGAGAAGATAGGTTCCCTTACAGGACAGTTTGAAGCGGTCATTACTAGTCTAAAGCAAGAAATAGAAAGTAAGAAAGATGACATCTTTAATCTAGTTGCTGAAAAATCTGACTTACAAAGACAAAAGACACAAGTAGAAAATTGCTTAGTAGATACAAGAAAAGATTTCCAGGATTTTATTGACAATCTGCCACCGTATCATAAGATGCAGGCTGATTTCCTGCTTCCACGAATCTACTTGGATGAACTGGAGAGAAAGGGGTACCAGATAACCCCGTTACGAGCTCCAGTAACAAGGCCAAAGAAGAAAAAGTGA
- the LOC123548028 gene encoding uncharacterized protein LOC123548028, with amino-acid sequence MATPSSSSGNEGLGKDFSEETVTSEPTSSKRRKIEALQELCQDTELDQDVNSIACRQNVDEGTPLEDDEVRWLIVGVCLHKIISPTLRKYVPQTMQRLYANLKLSDSIDTQTFAHYLRRYTPTNKELNYEAINNNSTVPKIRGRRDIQNYDYRVHDEVELSKLFLQTHMAQYTGFDDTCDSSALLGIIINVDTFPAALRSAAKAVRNDIRNEWAHCNFSQWDMNKFQTSFVLMKHMIGCLNLSAQEERDILQLTDTWENNGLDILHGAVGFSVLKELKKETKSLAEYCQSKSRTSDENFKKILQSLTNMLDELESVKTRVSALENKINGLCKHQESNKGTNYFTAPNRIEVFVGRENELKQLEENFSAADNLPCIQAISGLGGMGKTSLASEYSWKYREQYPGGVFWVSIESDNTLLDSFQQLASSVALQYKEKEKDAMREFLRWLSTRPDKWLLVADNLDSDELTETMAEFLFGFWKRDTKGHVIITTRREGKHAKETLKADFCIWLKKLTPPQSIHFLKTRTATDAVQDEEAVVALAKELDGLPLALEQAAAHIKCLQCTFQEYWAEFKTERLHLLKSLDCRSNWKMSRERLTVQTTWNMNFDCIKRQSEKEGLGTAAVTVIEIFALLPAARTNLRILRVNPYKTIIGITDWRGGEGVERIKLDLYHALKSEFKKKQILEILSRFSIVKLTKEDKVIMHPLVQETIEKEMTKSHRRLVLESFVHMHGLALTEGEMVMFR; translated from the exons ATGGCCACCCCAAGTTCATCATCAGGGAATGAGGGACTCGGCAAAGACTTTAGTGAGGAAACTGTAACATCAGAACCTACGTCATCTAAACGAAGAAAAATAGAAGCGTTACAAGAACTGTGTCAAGATACTGAGTTAGATCAGGATGTAAACAGCATAGCCTGCAGGCAAAATGTCGATGAAG GTACTCCTTTAGAAGACGATGAAGTGCGATGGCTTATTGTTGGAGTATGTTTACACAAAATTATCTCCCCTACTTTGAGAAAGTATGTTCCTCAAACTATGCAGAGACTATATGCAAACTTGAAGCTTTCAGACAGCATTGACACGCAGACCTTTGCACATTACCTCCGGAGATACACTCCAACAAATAAAGAATTAAACTATGAAGCTATCAACAACAATTCTACCGTTCCGAAGATACGAGGTAGGCGAGACATACAGAACTATGATTACAGAGTACATGATGAGGTGGAGCTCTCTAAGCTTTTCTTGCAGACCCACATGGCACAGTACACGGGTTTTGATGACACATGCGATTCCTCAGCCCTTCTCGGCATTATCATAAATGTTGACACATTTCCTGCCGCTTTACGTTCTGCGGCCAAAGCG GTTCGTAACGATATTCGCAATGAATGGGCCCACTGCAACTTTTCGCAGTGGGATATGAACAAGTTTCAAACCTCGTTCGTTCTAATGAAACACATGATTGGATGTCTGAATCTATCGGCACAAGAAGAAAGAGACATTCTTCAACTGACAGATACATGGGAAAACAATG GTTTAGACATTCTACACGGTGCTGTTGGATTCAGTGTGTTGAAAGAgttgaagaaagaaacaaaatcaCTCGCCGAATATTGCCAAAGCAAAAGCAGAACGTCAGacgaaaatttcaaaaagatactACAGTCTCTTACAAACATGCTGGATGAGTTAGAGAGTGTAAAAACACGGGTTTCTGccttagaaaataaaattaatggttTGTGTAAACATCAGGAGTCGAACAAAGGAACTAATTACTTTACAGCACCAAACAGAATAGAAGTGTTTGTTGGTCGTGAAAATGAGCTTAAACAGCTGGAAGAAAATTTCAGTGCTGCTGATAACCTTCCGTGCATTCAAGCAATATCTGGCCTAGGGGGAATGGGAAAGACATCTCTGGCTTCAGAATATTCCTGGAAGTACCGTGAACAATATCCTGGTGGCGTGTTCTGGGTATCAATCGAAAGCGATAACACACTGCTTGATTCATTTCAACAACTGGCAAGTAGTGTTGCTTTGCAgtacaaagaaaaagaaaaagacgCGATGCGAGAATTTTTGCGATGGTTGTCAACAAGGCCAGATAAATGGCTGTTAGTAGCAGATAATCTTGATAGTGATGAACTAACTGAAACAATGGCAGAATTTCTGTTTGGGTTTTGGAAAAGGGACACAAAAGGACACGTGATAATTACAACTAGAAGAGAAGGCAAACACgcaaaagaaacattaaaagcTGATTTTTGTATTTGGTTGAAGAAACTAACACCACCACAAAGTATACATTTCTTAAAAACTCGCACGGCTACTGATGCAGTTCAAGATGAAGAAGCAGTGGTTGCCCTTGCAAAAGAACTTGATGGTCTACCATTAGCTTTAGAACAAGCTGCTGCACATATTAAATGTCTCCAATGTACGTTTCAAGAATATTGGGCCGAGTTTAAAACAGAGCGTTTACATTTGTTGAAATCATTGGACTGCAGATCAAACTGGAAAATGTCGAGAGAACGTCTGACAGTACAAACAACTTGGAACATGAACTTTGATTGCATAAAGAGGCAATCTGAAAAAGAAGGGCTCGGAACAGCTGCAGTCACCGTAATAGAAATATTTGCATTGTTACCCGCGGCGAGGACAAATCTTAGAATCCTCAGGGTGAACCCTTACAAAACTATTATTGGCATAACAGATTGGAGAGGTGGTGAAGGGGTCGAACGGATTAAGCTTGATTTATATCATGCATTGAAGAGCGAATTCAAGAAAAAACAAATCTTGGAAATTCTAAGTAGATTCTCCATAGTAAAACTAACTAAAGAAGATAAAGTAATAATGCATCCTTTGGTACAGGAGACGATAGAAAAGGAAATGACTAAATCTCATCGTCGACTTGTATTAGAGTCTTTTGTGCATATGCATGGACTAGCTCTTACCGAAGGGGAAATGGTTATGTTTCGTTAA